A stretch of Eleutherodactylus coqui strain aEleCoq1 chromosome 2, aEleCoq1.hap1, whole genome shotgun sequence DNA encodes these proteins:
- the PET100 gene encoding protein PET100 homolog, mitochondrial, giving the protein MGVKQEILRMAIYLTFPVTMFWLSNQPEYFEEYIVKRKREIFPPEQTEEKRQLEEVKKKFRLEQEMRYMKD; this is encoded by the exons ATGGGGGTCAAACAGGAGATACTCAGG ATGGCGATATACCTGACATTTCCTGTGACTATGTTCTGGCTTTCTAATCAGCCTGAATACTTTGAAGAGTACATAGTGAAGCGGAAG AGAGAGATTTTCCCCCCGGAACAAACGGAAGAG AAGAGACAGCTTGAGGAAGTCAAGAAGAAATTTAGACTGGAGCAAGAAATGCGCTACATGAAAGACTAG